A DNA window from Rhodococcus sp. Z13 contains the following coding sequences:
- a CDS encoding WhiB family transcriptional regulator, translating to METDTPFRTAALPCHENDPDLWFAEAPADLEHAKALCAGCPIRARCLAAALEREEPWGVWGGEIIDRGVVVARKRPRGRPRKNPVPEPRRELVCV from the coding sequence ATCGAGACGGACACCCCGTTCCGCACTGCGGCCCTGCCGTGCCACGAGAACGATCCCGACCTGTGGTTCGCCGAGGCCCCGGCCGACCTGGAACACGCCAAAGCGCTCTGCGCGGGATGCCCGATCCGCGCCCGCTGTCTTGCCGCCGCACTCGAACGGGAGGAACCCTGGGGTGTCTGGGGTGGCGAGATCATCGACCGCGGTGTGGTCGTCGCCCGCAAACGCCCGCGGGGACGCCCACGCAAGAATCCCGTACCCGAACCGCGCAGAGAACTCGTCTGCGTGTGA
- a CDS encoding ABC1 kinase family protein, producing the protein MMVGVPDIPRRSASRTAKLASIPLGIAGRAAVGFGRRLAGGDRQEIDAEMTAKAAEQLFSVLGELKGGAMKFGQALSVMEAAVPEEFAEPYREALTKLQAEAPPLPARAVHKVLDQQLGTTWRERFSSFDDAPVASASIGQVHRAVWSDGRDVAVKVQYPGADEALRADLRTLSRFAGLFATVMPGADVRALLDELTERTEEELDYRIEADNQRAFAKAFDGDDKFAIPKVVASAPKVVVTEWLTATPLSAIITGGTREQRNRAGELLAEFHFCSPARAGLLHSDPHPGNFMLLDDGRLGVIDFGATASMPEGFPPVLGRMVRLALDERFDELTQLLYDNKFVLPGRTVTDKEIADYLRPFTDPIHTESFHFTRSWLQGVAGVATDFSSPTFRTARTLNLPPEYVSVFRVLLGSVGICAQLDAEAPYMRILSEWLPGFTDE; encoded by the coding sequence ATGATGGTGGGCGTGCCAGACATCCCTCGCAGAAGCGCGTCCCGCACCGCCAAGCTCGCGAGTATTCCGCTCGGGATCGCCGGGCGTGCCGCGGTCGGGTTCGGCAGGCGGCTCGCGGGCGGAGATCGTCAGGAGATCGACGCCGAGATGACCGCGAAGGCCGCGGAGCAGCTGTTCAGCGTGCTCGGTGAGCTCAAGGGCGGGGCCATGAAGTTCGGTCAGGCGCTCAGCGTCATGGAAGCCGCCGTGCCCGAGGAGTTCGCCGAGCCCTACCGCGAAGCCCTGACCAAGCTGCAGGCGGAAGCGCCTCCCCTACCGGCCCGGGCCGTCCACAAGGTGCTCGACCAGCAGCTCGGCACCACGTGGCGGGAACGGTTCAGCTCGTTCGACGATGCGCCCGTCGCCTCGGCCAGCATCGGCCAGGTGCACCGCGCCGTGTGGTCGGACGGCCGCGACGTGGCGGTGAAGGTCCAGTATCCGGGAGCCGACGAAGCGCTGCGCGCCGATCTACGCACTCTCTCCCGTTTCGCGGGGTTGTTCGCGACGGTGATGCCCGGTGCCGATGTGCGGGCGCTGCTCGACGAGCTGACCGAGCGCACCGAGGAGGAACTCGACTACCGGATCGAAGCCGACAATCAGCGGGCGTTCGCGAAGGCCTTCGACGGCGACGACAAGTTCGCCATTCCGAAGGTGGTCGCCAGCGCCCCGAAAGTGGTTGTGACGGAATGGCTCACGGCCACCCCGCTCTCGGCGATCATCACGGGCGGCACGCGGGAACAGCGCAACCGGGCCGGGGAACTGCTCGCCGAGTTCCATTTCTGTTCGCCGGCGCGCGCCGGTCTGCTGCACTCCGACCCGCACCCGGGCAATTTCATGCTGCTCGACGACGGCCGGCTCGGCGTCATCGACTTCGGTGCGACGGCGTCGATGCCCGAAGGTTTCCCGCCTGTGCTCGGGCGCATGGTGCGGCTCGCCCTCGACGAACGGTTCGACGAGCTGACCCAGCTGCTCTACGACAACAAGTTCGTGCTGCCGGGCCGGACGGTCACCGACAAGGAGATCGCCGACTACCTGCGGCCGTTCACCGATCCGATCCACACCGAGTCGTTCCACTTCACCCGGTCGTGGCTGCAGGGGGTCGCGGGGGTGGCAACGGATTTCTCCAGCCCGACCTTCCGCACCGCCCGCACGCTGAACCTCCCCCCGGAGTACGTGAGCGTGTTCCGGGTGCTGCTCGGTTCGGTGGGCATCTGCGCACAGCTCGACGCCGAGGCGCCGTACATGCGCATCCTGAGCGAGTGGTTGCCCGGCTTCACCGACGAGTGA